In Deltaproteobacteria bacterium, the DNA window TGACCCGGTTTTACAGTTTTACCCTGGCACTGCAGAAAGAGGGGCGGTCGAGTACCTGCTCCCTGGGGGACCCGGATATCAGTTCCTGCCAGATCCGTTACAACGGCCAGATGGTCCAGTGCAGCTACGCCATGGCCCTGCCGAAACCGAATAATATCTTCGAGCATGGCCTTGTCGGGGCATGGCAGCGCCTGCCTATATTCAAGAAGTTTCTCGACCCTGAGCGGCTCGAAGGCAAATGCGGCGCCTGTGAAAGAAAAAAGGTCTGCAAAGGAGGATGCCGGGCACTTGCCTATTTACAGGGGCGGGGGGAATGGGCTGAAGATCCGATCTGCCCCCATACACCCGTATTGCAGGAGGTATGACATGACCGATCCCAAGATAAGGCAATGGATAAAACCGGAAATTCGTGACCTTGACATTACTCGAGGGAAAAAGTGCGAGCCCAAAGACGGCGGACCGGCAGGACGGCCATGTGGACCACACACACCGGGTCATCCCGCCGGGCCCGTCGGGCCACCCCCATTATGCGGACCTAAAAAACATCGCGGACCCGGCCCGAAATTCAGTTGATCCGATGCCTCTTGATCGTTTTCTTCAGTGGGGGACCAAAACGCGGGACCGGAATTTCCCGGGAAGAGTCTTTGTAGGCGTGCTCTACCGGATCCTTCTTTACGGAATTTTCGATCCTCTTCTCTGGTTTTTCTACCGATTACGGTTCGCCCTTTCCGGTCAAGGATTGCAAACCTTCCGGCAACCCCGATTCCGCCTCCTCCGGGAGATCCGCAGCCGCTGCCCCCGCCCGATTCTGTTGCGTCTCTGGCTCCGTTCACATCCGGA includes these proteins:
- a CDS encoding SPASM domain-containing protein, whose translation is TRFYSFTLALQKEGRSSTCSLGDPDISSCQIRYNGQMVQCSYAMALPKPNNIFEHGLVGAWQRLPIFKKFLDPERLEGKCGACERKKVCKGGCRALAYLQGRGEWAEDPICPHTPVLQEV